Below is a genomic region from Prunus persica cultivar Lovell chromosome G3, Prunus_persica_NCBIv2, whole genome shotgun sequence.
GTAGATAGAGATGAATATAGACATTCATTTATCAAAATATTTCATTCAATAAGACATGTTCAAACTGGCATTTAAGAGCCGCACTCCTATTTTCCCTTCTACATATatgaaatatctttatttccATTACCTTATTGTCTTTCATCTATAGGGTCATACCAATTAGTAAAGTGAGACCTatacttgtgcatttagacaTGTAGGGCGTGCTCCCAAGTTCTAACACAACTCATCACATTTATGATGTAATACAATGAGAAAATCGAAAGTCGAACTCTTATTATAAGTAATTTGAAATAACAACAGAACAAATGTTCTAATTATATATCGGCCCTAGACGCGTTTAACTGTACCTTGTTAAAGAAGTAGATACAACTtacaatttgacattttgtaAACCATGTTAAAGAAGGACATACAGCTACACATTAGCTAGCTTTTGCAACATTAGACAGCGATTGAAGAGAATGCAAAGTTTTATGATTGGAAGACCAATTTCCCTCTGAGATCTTCTTGTTCTCCAATAGGGCCCCATGTACGTCGTACGGGCCATAGGAACATGGTCGTTAGAGGTTGGGAGCTATAAAAGTTGACGGCAAAGCCAAACCCCATGCGCATATAATTTAATCACTTGGAGGTGGGAGGGAAGGTTTTGACTTTCATGTCTTTTATATGTTGTCacaatttattattatgaaCAATTAGGTTATTAGGCACCGAACCGAAGTCATATACTTGCGTATGCagattcaaattattattatttcaattaattatataattatagagTTTTAAATgaacattaattaattacgatgaattaatttttttctattaattatataattatagaaTTTTAAATGAACATTAATTGATTACgacgaaagaaaaaaagattctGTTTACAGTTGATTATATAGTTGAGCAGATTCAAAGTAAAGTTAATGGATTAATTGGCACGACCAGTTTTATGGTTGAGCAGTAAAGGTCCAATTCCACCGATATGTAGCTCTTGATTTTGACTTTTGTGCACACAAGTTCAGAATTATGGTAATTAGTAATGGAATTTCCTtcatgctttttatttttaattttattttcaagttATATGTAGGACCACTGAGAAGGAGGTGCCTGCCCCACCAACGGGGAAGCACAAGGACTTTGAGAGAGAATTGCATGCAAAAGAGGGAACTTGCCCAAAGTTGAAAACTGAAATCTTATATAGCATTTATTCATGTAAGCAAGGTTTAGATTCCATTTTTTTCCTCTCCTCATATTATTTGTATGTAATGGCGGATTCAtgaatttttcagaaaatgtGCAATATTTAAAAGATTAAATATTTACTAGGGATTCAGGCAAAGTTCTGGATTCAAGTCTTAACATTCATagtgtattaaaaaaaaagagtaaaaattcaaaaaataatttaaacaacCAAATGCCTacaaaatttaaacaatactaaTGTCAtgcataattaaaataaataagagttttacGACTATAACTAATTTACTATAGTCTATATGGAATATCAattaatatgaacaaaattcaAGTCAATGACACAATTAGTTTACCAAAATTCATATTAGATATGAACAAAATCCATGTCAATTACATAATGAATCTAACAAAAGTCAATACTAATTAATCTAACCAAAAAGCACATGTGATTTGGAGGTCATGAGATAAAAGTACACGTGAATAAAAGTTCGGGGTAATTTTCGGTGAATTTTTCAGCACGCATATGAGTttctaatgaattttttaagtaAGGTCAATCAGAAATTGACATATGTCTGCTTGCTATTGaaccatttaaaaaaatcaaaatgagaAGTGCTGGATTGACTCAGCTTCAATTCTAGAAAACCTTcgaaaattcataattttggtTGTGGGGCTCCGATTGACGAATTGTGGGGCTCCGATTGACGAACCGTGTTCTCCTACATGCTCGTGAGATCAAGCCCAACAATTTAAGGTAAATATTTAGGGTCTCACACAgcagcaaacaaaacaacttcTTTGAGGCATTTAGTTGAACAAGTGGTGGGCGCTAGCAAAGGGGCAAATCCCCGGAAACTTTGGCCATGGTCGCTAAGGTATAATTTGTTGGTGAGATAGATATCCTAGTCTTATTAggatatttctttcttattctattgggtttttatttattccttttttgtaTAGATATTATGTAATTAGGACTTCTTCTTATTTCCGAATATAACCCTACTAGGGTTTGTAACCTTGTATTATAAATGCCTCCTTTCGGAGAATGAaatatatcagaaaatattctacccataTTGTTTAACTTGGTATTAGAGCCGGCTTTCTGGTGACCTGTGTGTGTTGTGCCCACTCTTGTTCTACTGTGTGCCCTAATTCCTTTCAGGATTCTTATACCCGTGCCAATGTTGTGTTTGTCGTATCTGCTTCGTATCGTATTTTTTTTTCGCTGCTATTATAGGCGATGATTCCAAAGTCGTGGTGAGTGCTAGTGCATCTGCAACAAAGGAGGAACGTCCCTCGCGTGATTACTCTACCCCGATTACTTCTGACAAATTAGATGGCTCCAATTATGCTTCTTGGTCTCGTGGTGCGTGTATTACAATTACTAGTCGTCGTATGGCAAGTTGGATCAATGGGAAGAAGCCTGCTCCGTCTTCAGATTCTGCTGCTTATGCCAAATGCGAAGAAGATAATTGCCTGGTGCAGTCACGGCTTCTCAAATCCATGACTAATCCAGTTTATGCCTTGTTTGAACATGGTGATACTGCTTTTGATATATGGGAGGCCGTCCGGAAGACCTATACTGTGACTCAGAATAGTTCTCAGTTGTTTCAACTCTGACGGCAGTCCATACTTACATGTCATAATGGTGAATCTGTCAAAGTGTTCTATGAAAAATTCCATGCTATCTGGCAGGAGATTGATTGTCTACGTCCATATGAGTTTAGTTGTGCTGATGATAGGGCTCGTCGtctaaaagaaattgaagccGATtgagtttatgatttttttggaGGGCTTGATCCACAGTATGATGGTGTCCGTAGCTGTATCCTTGCTTTTAGTCCTGTCCCGCCCCCTCTCAAGGCCTATGCCATGGTCATGGAGGAAGACACCTATCAGTCTGTTATGCTTGGAGGAGGTTTAATGGCCCTCAAAGTTGACCCAGCACGTCAACGACCGGTCGCACAGCACGACACGACTGGTCGCTCTTCATCtagaaaattttcttcttctgctggGTCTCGTCCTTCTAGCTCTACCCCTAACTTTCTTGACGGTCCTCCTAAATGTCGTCATTGTAATGGGAATCATTACCTCTGAAAGTGTTTTATGGAGCATGGTTATCCCGATTGATTTGCTGACTACAAAACTCCTAGGTACAATCCCAAGGCCGCCTGCACTATGACTCAAGATGAGGTCCGTCACTCGGCCTAGTTTGCAAATCTATGTGCTTCTGATACCATGCCAGGTATGGATTCTAATACTTGGATAATTGACACTGGTActtctgatcatatgacttATGATGATAATATGTTTGAAGAGTTGCTTCATAACCCTCGTGACCCCTATATTACTAGTGTTAATGGTTTACCTTCCCCAGTTACCGGTGAAGGTACCATCCACCTCATTCATTATTTAACGATGTCCCATGTACTCTTGGTTCCAAATATTCGTTgcaatttattatttgttggaCGTTTACTTGATACACTTAATGCTTTTGCTACTTTCTATTCTACCCATTGTTTTTTTCAGGATCTCAAGACTCAAGAAAAGATTGGGCATGGTAAACGGATAGGGGGGGTTGTATTACTTACAGTCATCGGCTGCAGCAGTTCGCGATTGTGTCGCTAATAAAGTCCAGAGTGGCAGTGTCAAAGACAATGAACCACTTTGGCTGTGACATCGTCGCTTAGGACATCCGTCATTTAGTTATCTTAAACATTTGTTTCCTTCATTATTTAGTTCGTGTGATGAGTCTAGCTTCAAATGTGATACTTGTGTAATGGCCAAGAGCCATTGTACTGTTTTTCCCTTGAGTAATAATAAAGCTACATTGCCTTTTGAGTTAGTAAATTCTGATGTATGGGGTCCTGCCCGTGTGACTTCTCATGGTTTCCGTTGGTTTGTCACGTTCATTGATGATTGCACTCGCTTAACATGGGTATATTCGATGAAGCATAAACATGATGTTACCTCTATTCTTCCTGTTTTTTGTGCTATGGTGTCTACTCAGTTTCATGCCAGTGTTAAAGTATTTTGAACTGATAACGGAGGTGAATATGTGAATCATACCTTGACCCAATTCTTCCGTGATCAAGGTATCATTCACCAAACTACCACTCCATTCACTCCTCAACAGATAGTGTGTTTGAACGTAAGAATCGTCAGTTACTTGAAGTTGCTTGCTCCCTTATGTTGGATATGTCTGTTACTTTGGATGTCACCTTTCATGAAGAAGTACCGTATTATGTCTCTTCCTTTTCTCCAATTCAAGAGGAAAGAGGGAGTAAATTGAAGAGTTTCGAAATAGAAAATCTTAGACGTAAAGAGGCATGTGAAGGAATTTCTAACGAAGTGCCGGCGACCGATCGCGTAGAGGAAACGACTGGTTGCCAAGTAATCTACATGGAACCAATCGGTCGCCTAGAAGAAGCGACCGATCGCTAAGAAATCTACCTAGAACCGACTGATCGCTCAGAAGGTAACGACCGGTCGCATGTCTCGATGACTGATGACTGCCTGGAACCGACTGGTGACCCAGAAAAAGTGACTAGTCGCTAAGCAATCTGCCTGGAATCGACCGGTCGCATAGAAGGTAATGACCTGTCGccgtttgaatttttttgacgATTTGTACTCCTTGTGAGAAGAACATGATAGTGATACTGGTGACTCTTGTGAAGATGAGATCGATATAAAACCCCCCCTTACCCTACTACTGCCCCAATCAACTCATGATAATGATCAAGGATTAAAATATCGGCCGTGCAGATAATATTGGGCCTCAAATTTACAAATATTTCAGGGGATATATCGTTATCGTTTTAGGTATCgagaaaaaatcaataaaaatgaCAGATATAGGAATTGAAACACATAATTTTGGTGTAAAACTTTCATAGATGTTATGTACATTATCAATGAAtgtattgaacaaataaaactcaaaatttactaATAATAAGATATACATATGATGAAATTTAAGTGGTATGTAATGCGCGTTaatgaaaagtttgaaaataaaatgttgattCGAATGAATAAACCATGCATAAATCCATAGTTTATTTAAACATTGGATTACAATTTAGATAAGTGTCCAACTACATAAATGAAGAGCTTCTATGAAGTTCAAACAATGAGGAACAACCATCTAGATTCATACAATAGTCATACCAAGTCATGTAACCCGAGTAGTTTGTAAGCCATGTTTGAACATGGTGCATATATGTCTTTCTTTAACTCCCTACTGTCCTCCCATATATAGGATAGTTAGGATTAACCCAACTAGTAAGTCCATAATATGTTTCATCATCTTGAGCTCCATAACTAGTTCCACTATAATCAGACATGACATAACCATAGCCATCATAAGATTCATTTGAGTTTGTACTAGGTCTAGTTCCTATCCTCATAGATCCAAAACTGATCGCCATGTCCTCTTCAGATGGATTGATTGGTtggcttcttttctttgagtATTGCTTCCCAATTGGGCCAATGCCTGGCCCAGCTTCTCTGCATCCATGATCCTCATCTTGGGTGGCATGAGTAAAATCATCCTCAACAGTAAATGGGCTATATTGTCTTCCTTCTTCATTACCTCCTGATCCAGCATTACTTCCTCCATCATTATCCGACGAATTGGATGAACTTTCCTTTCTACTAGCACTGGCATCGTCTCTCAAGGGACGTCTTTGACCTTGCCGAGGTCCAAGCATATCCCTTTCAAATGATGAAGTATTTCCACTCCTAACATCTTCGGATATGACTTTATCAACATCAACTCCTTCTTGGGCAGCATGTTGTGCTATAACGGCATCAGGGTTGCCTTGTTCATCATCCAAGTGAGTTGTCATAATCCAttgttgaattggattattatcatcatcagATGGTTGCCCTGGAATGTCAAGAAGGTCTATGTAGTCATTTTCTGCAACCTTGTTTATTTCGGCCTCTTCATTACGTAgcttaagtttcatattataATAGCAAAAGACAATCTTTTCCAGCCTAGTATATGCGAGATAGTTCCTTTGTTTCGTGTGAATAAGAGAAAATGTACTCCAATTTTGCTCACATGCCGATGATGATGCTATCTGTGACAATATAAGCATAGCAATTTTTTGCAAGTTTGGGGCAGAATCACCATGAAGATTCCACCATTCTACTAAGGGGATCGATTTTCTTGATTTGATGGCCATCTCAGTGCGAAATGTCTTTCTACAGTCTCTAAAATTTATCACCTAGATTCACAATGTTTTGTGTTCAAGAtgcataaaactaaatttaatGAGGAACACATTGTTTTGTGTTCACTTACCTCAGCCCCAAATGCTTGCAAACCTCTATCCCCAGTTGGGTTCAACCTCTCAAACACGCATTGGAGTCCTGAAAGTAACTCTTTATTGTGGCCAACCCCTGTTTCATATTCATATTGATATCTAGGGTTCAAGTAGTGGGCACAAATATGAAGATTAGTTAATACCCGttgtataaatttaaaaattgatgCATATTTTTACTAAAAGATTAATGCATACCAGCTTGATGTAATGGATGAGATAATGTGACATCCCATCtgtgattgatgattttgagAAGCCAATTTTTTCCCTTCAACTTAGAAATCTTCTCTTTCATTATATGAAACATATCATATAAGATAGGCATGGTAGGAACTACCTCTGTGTCAACAATTCGCAGGATGCTATACAAAGGCTCATTGATGGATTGCACTCCTTCCATGGTATCCCAAAATCTATGATCAAGGACTGACTTTCAATTCTCTTCCCCTCTTCTGATTCACTGAATCGACTATTATACCATTCCTCACTTGTAAAAAGTTGCCTCAACTCAGCTTTCTTATTTAAGATGTTATTGATGGTGATGTAGTTTGTCGCAAATTGAGTTGAACTGGGTCTGACCAAATCTGCTTGACAGAAGATCCTCATCTGAGCCAATAGCCAACCATGATTGTAAATGTAGTTGGTTAATTTCCTAGCCTTATTTATGACATTAGCCACCGACTCTTGCTTCCCAATATCTTCAAATATTAGACCAATGCAATGTGCAGCACAAGGAGTCCAATAAATAGGGTATCGCTCCAGCATCATCTCTCCAGCCTTAACAAAGGCTGAACCATTGTCGGTGACAATATGAACAACATTTGACGGGCCAACCTCTTTTATGACATCCCGCAACAATTTGGCAATGTACTTTGCATCCTTGGTTTTATCTGAAGCATCCAttgatttcaaaaaaaattgttttccaGTTTGGGTAGACCATGAAATTTATTATGGACAACCTCGTGGGGCCAGTCCATCCATCACTCATGATGGTGCATCCATACACACCCCAATCTTCCTATACCTTTTCCACATAGACTTGCATGTCTGTGTGTTTCATATCTAAGTACTTATGCTTTATTTCATACAACGATGGTGTGGCTATGCCTTGACCTAATATAATCGAACTTATATTAGTAATTGGTATGTTTAGAATATTAAAGTTCAAGAAAGGAAAGTCATAAGGAATAAAGCAAAACCTGCTTGTTGTGCTGCAGCAATCATATTCTTGAAATTAGgggaattttcttttctaggaGCCAAGTATGAAGAATTTGCTGCAGTATCTTCCAAGTACCTCTACTAAGTTTCTAATCATGCCTTTGATTGTTCTCTGTTTTGCTCTAGTGTTCTTGTGTGGCATTGGTACTGGAGGAGATCGAAGTAGGTCTCGAAGGCTTTAAGTGCGACAGTATTACGGTTGACTACTACCACTTGCTCCCCCTGCAAATCGTTTGCTTCCCATTCCATAAACTCCTCCTTGTCTAAACTGTTCTTCTTGCTTCGACACTCTAATGGCAGCAAGGTAATCTTCTTTCTCCGCAGAGTGCATGTCTAGAGGATATGCATATACATCCTCATCAtcgtcgtcatcatcatcaatagGATTGCTAATTTTATTGCCCATGTATCCCCCTCTTGTTGTAGATCTTGTGTTTATCTTCAGCAGATTTCTTATGTTGTTTGCTAGACTCTTTCTCCTTTATCCATGCAATTACCTCCTTCTTAATATCTAGCGGTACTTCTTTGCACTTCTTTACACTCTTATGTGGATCAAATCTAGCTAAATGATACTTTAACCGTGTAATTCCACCACTTTTAAATGTGGATTCACAAAATGTGCATATGGTGCCATGCTTATTGCCTTCTATTAGACGAGCATATTTCCATGCCACATCAAGACCACCAGGCACACTAGCTCCACTTGGTCCACTACTACTTGCCATTTTTAATCTATCAcacttaaaaatatattaaattaactTACAATATCAAATCTATcaccaaaaaaatacagaCCATGAGGTAGAGCCACATACCTGAAATAACAGTCAAAGAGAATTTGCAAATAAGGAAAGAAGCTCACAgactaaataaaaattgaaaagctcgcagagaaagaaaaaaaagagaaaggaagattTGGTGCcccaaaaaaagcaaaatagCCTCTGATTTAAAGAGGGTTCTCTCATGATAATAGTGGGAAGTTTTGGGGGTCGGGGGACAATGGTATATGGGCTTTGCAaactttattttatggattccAGTTAGATGATTCTCTGACTTTGATGGAACTAAAACTAGTCAAATTTTTTGGAGGTATGTGGGCAGTGAATTGCATATTGCCAATTGTCTGACTtcgaaaagtgaaaaagaaacagccaaaaaacgaaacaaatattaaatgaTAAAGAGTTCCACAAGAAGCTCAGACTTTGAGTGGAATATAGCATTTCTAATTAATTTACCTAAAGGGCTGAACTTAGATAAAAGCTTTCAACAGTTTAAAGGCCGAACAATAAGCCAAAAAAGAGAACCCCAAAGCTCAAAACAGTCTTCCAAGCACGAAGTAAAGAATCAATTCTTCTTCCAAGTTCTCTTTTCATGGCTCAAAAAACAGTCACTCACATTCTTtacatattaattattattatactaATATTTTGTGTATCATATAAtctacaaatttaaaaatatagtgGCTGTGATCAATACACGTTAGACCAAAAGATGGGAAGCCAAGCCAGTGGCAAATAAGCTTGAGATAAGATATGTATGTCCCCTCAATTGACTATGCATAGATTCTTCATAGTAATAATTAATGCATACTCCAAAACATCTTTTGAATTGGATATTGCCAAAAGCCTACACACATATCTAATCACTGCCCACAATACTCCAAAAAATCTTTTGGGTTTCAATTTGCTACAATactttcgaattttttttgggttttgttatgGGTATCaggaaatatcgaggatatcGGCAAAATATCGGGGATATCGCACTTATCGAGGATATATCGTCGATATAGGGGAAGATATGGCATTACCCCCCAATATCGGTGTCGACAGTTGAAAATATCGATATATCGACCGATTTATCAGTGTATCGCCCGATATTTCAATCCTTGATAATGAGGAGGTACATTCTAATTATGTATCTACTTATCCATTACCCTCACGCACTACTCGTGGTAAACCTAAAATACAATACTCTCCTGATATACACGCCAAATCCAGATATCCCATTAACCATTATGTGTCAACTTATCTTTTATCTAAGTCATATGTATCATATTTGTGTTAATTATCTAGTGTATGCGTACCAGCTAAGTTGTTGGATACTCTATCTGATCTAAAATGGGTGGATGCAATGCATATTGAGATGGAAGCCTTGAGCAAGAATGCCACTTGGGAGCTAGTTCCTttattgaaaggaaaaaaagcaaTTAGGTGCAGATGAGTGTTTACTTTAAAGCACAAGGTTGATGGTTCCATTGACTATTACAAGGCAAGATTAGTAGCAAAAGGTTATACTCAGACCTATGGAGTAGATTACACAGAGACCTTTACTCCAGTAGTAAAGGTCAATACTGTGCGCGTACTCTTGTCCTTGGTTGCTAATCATGATTGGCCCCTGTTAcaatttgatgtcaaaaatgaaTTCCTCCATGGtgacctcaaggaagaaatatacatAGATCCTCCGTCGAGTATCCCTGTGATCTCTAAGGAGGGTATGGTTTGAAAACTATGGCAATCCTTATATGGATTAAAGCAGTCTCCAAGAGCGTGGTTTGGGAGGTTTGCTGCATCTATAAGGAAGTCTGGGTATGTACAAAGTAATTCTTATCATACTTTGTTTATGAAGCGTCACAAAGGTAAATTGACagctttaataatttatgttgatgatatgattgtaaCTGGAGATGATCACGCAGAAATGCAGAACCTCCAGAAATATCTGGCGTCTGAGTCTGAAATGAAATCATTGGGTGACTTGAAGTACTTTCTTGGGATTGAAGTTGCCAGATCTAAGCACGGTATCTTTTTGTCTCAAAACAAGTATCTTTTGGATTTACTTGCAGAAACTGGAATGTTGGATTGTAAACCAATTGATACTCTTAGTGAACAGAATCACAAGTTAAGGTTATATCCTGATCAAGTTCCTACTGATAAGGAGCGCTATCAACGGCTTGtgggaaaattaatttatttagctCATACACGTCCTAACATTGCGTATGCAGTGAGTGTAGTGAGTCAGTTTATGCACTCGCCTAGTGAAGACCATATGGGAGCTGTGACACGTATTTTGAGATATCTCAAAGTAACTTCTGGCAAGGGGTTAATGTTTTCCAAGTATGGTCATACAGATGTAGAAGGATACACAAATGCTGATTAGGCAGGTTCAGCTACTGAAAGGCGTTCTACGTCTAGGTATTTTACGTTTGTTGGTGGTAATCTTGTTACttggagaagcaagaaacaaaaggtgGTGTCTCAATTTAGTGCTGAGGCCAAATATCGTGGGATGGCCCATGGTGTATCTGAGTTACTGTGGTTGAGGAGATCATTGAGAGATCTTGgctttgggcctaagaaaccTATGGATTTATATTGTGACAATAAGGTTGCGATTGCAATTGCTCATAACCATGTACAACATGATCGTGCAAAGCATGTGGAGGTTGATCGAAATTTCATTAAAGAGAAGTTGTATGCAGAGATTGTTTCCTTCCCGTTCATCAATTCTGAGTATCAGTTAACCGATGTCATATCTTTCTCAACTCGCTTAACAAGTTGGACATGCGTGACGtctttgctccaacttgagggggagtgttggtgAGATAGATATCCTAGTCCTATTAGGATATTTCTTTCATATTctattggatttttatttattccttttttgtatggattttatgtaattaGGACTTCTACTTATTTCCTAGTATAACCCAACTAGGGTTTGTAaccttgtattataaatacctcctttCGGAGAATAAAatatatc
It encodes:
- the LOC18782281 gene encoding uncharacterized protein LOC18782281; this encodes MDASDKTKDAKYIAKLLRDVIKEVGPSNVVHIVTDNGSAFVKAGEMMLERYPIYWTPCAAHCIGLIFEDIGKQESVANVINKARKLTNYIYNHGWLLAQMRIFCQADLVRPSSTQFATNYITINNILNKKAELRQLFTSEEWYNSRFSESEEGKRIESQSLIIDFGIPWKECNPSMSLCIASCELLTQRYQYEYETGVGHNKELLSGLQCVFERLNPTGDRGLQAFGAEVINFRDCRKTFRTEMAIKSRKSIPLVEWWNLHGDSAPNLQKIAMLILSQIASSSACEQNWSTFSLIHTKQRNYLAYTRLEKIVFCYYNMKLKLRNEEAEINKVAENDYIDLLDIPGQPSDDDNNPIQQWIMTTHLDDEQGNPDAVIAQHAAQEGVDVDKVISEDVRSGNTSSFERDMLGPRQGQRRPLRDDASASRKESSSNSSDNDGGSNAGSGGNEEGRQYSPFTVEDDFTHATQDEDHGCREAGPGIGPIGKQYSKKRSQPINPSEEDMAISFGSMRIGTRPSTNSNESYDGYGYVMSDYSGTSYGAQDDETYYGLTSWVNPNYPIYGRTVGS